A single region of the Armatimonadota bacterium genome encodes:
- a CDS encoding NADH-dependent dehydrogenase translates to MHQLSRRRFLQDSLALLAVTALPAPVLASVKVARRQASPNERIGAAVIGFNGQGKSHIRQLLAQPDVDLVALCDVDEAVWPVGLKIVEDAGRPKPKTYQDIRKLLEDKDVDVVTIATPNHWHALAAIWAMLAGKDVYVEKPSSHNVWEGRRTVQIARQLGRICQVGTQIRSAEGIRQAIQYLHEGKLGKVYLARGLCYKRRDSIGKVPGPQEPPATVDYDIWLGPAPKKPVMRQRFHYDWHWFWDYGNGDLGNQGVHQMDIARWGLNKHTLPHKVLGLGGRFGYVDDGETPNTELVFCDYGDSQLIFEVRGLETPDLKGVKVGNIFYGEKGIMVIPSYSQAIVFDNDGNKVTEFNAGGDHMRNFLDAVRSRKHTDLHADIEEGHLSSALCHLGNVSYLLGELVPFDAEKKAFGDNKEAYETFARFEEHLAANNIVLRETKYRLGRELHIDVEHETCGRDSRANRLLTREYRKPYIVPEKV, encoded by the coding sequence ATGCATCAACTGTCACGAAGACGTTTCTTGCAAGATTCGCTGGCTCTGCTGGCGGTGACCGCACTGCCAGCTCCCGTTCTCGCTTCAGTTAAGGTGGCTCGCAGGCAAGCCAGCCCCAACGAGCGCATCGGCGCGGCGGTCATCGGCTTCAATGGACAGGGCAAAAGCCATATCCGCCAGTTGCTAGCCCAGCCTGACGTAGACCTGGTGGCACTGTGCGACGTGGACGAAGCGGTATGGCCCGTCGGACTCAAAATCGTGGAAGACGCGGGCAGACCCAAGCCAAAGACCTACCAGGACATTCGCAAGCTGCTGGAAGACAAGGACGTGGACGTGGTGACCATCGCCACACCCAACCACTGGCACGCGCTCGCCGCTATCTGGGCGATGCTGGCGGGCAAGGATGTGTACGTGGAAAAGCCCTCCAGCCACAACGTGTGGGAAGGGCGACGCACGGTGCAAATCGCCCGCCAGCTGGGGCGCATCTGCCAGGTGGGCACCCAGATTCGCTCCGCGGAGGGCATCCGCCAGGCGATCCAGTACCTGCATGAAGGCAAGCTGGGCAAAGTGTATCTGGCGCGCGGATTGTGCTACAAACGGCGCGACTCCATTGGCAAAGTGCCCGGTCCGCAGGAACCACCCGCTACAGTAGACTACGACATCTGGCTGGGACCCGCGCCCAAAAAGCCCGTGATGCGCCAGCGGTTCCATTACGATTGGCACTGGTTCTGGGACTACGGCAACGGCGACCTGGGCAATCAGGGCGTACACCAGATGGATATCGCTCGCTGGGGGCTGAACAAACATACCCTGCCGCATAAGGTGCTGGGCTTGGGTGGACGCTTCGGCTATGTGGACGACGGCGAGACCCCCAACACCGAGCTGGTTTTCTGTGACTACGGCGATAGCCAGCTCATCTTCGAAGTGCGTGGATTGGAGACCCCCGACCTCAAAGGGGTGAAAGTGGGCAACATCTTCTATGGCGAGAAGGGCATCATGGTCATCCCCAGCTACAGTCAGGCGATCGTGTTCGACAACGACGGCAACAAGGTAACTGAGTTCAACGCGGGCGGCGACCATATGCGCAATTTCCTCGACGCCGTACGCAGCCGGAAACACACCGACCTGCACGCCGACATCGAGGAGGGACATCTTTCCAGCGCGCTGTGCCACCTGGGCAACGTTTCTTATCTACTGGGCGAGCTGGTGCCGTTTGACGCCGAGAAGAAAGCCTTTGGGGATAACAAAGAGGCTTACGAGACCTTCGCCCGCTTCGAGGAGCACCTGGCGGCGAACAACATCGTGTTGCGGGAGACTAAGTACCGTCTGGGGCGCGAGCTGCACATCGACGTGGAGCACGAAACCTGCGGGCGTGATTCGCGGGCGAACCGCTTGCTCACCCGCGAGTACCGGAAGCCCTACATCGTGCCCGAGAAGGTGTAA